One segment of Aquimarina sp. BL5 DNA contains the following:
- a CDS encoding DUF58 domain-containing protein, which produces MNIQNEINKTGGFTNLELLAKQVVEGFISGMHKSPFHGFSAEFAEHKVYNNGESTKHIDWKLYAKTDKLFTKRYEEETNLRCHIIIDNSSSMHYPEVKEHHLGSLNKISFSALATACLMNILKKQRDAIGLSIYSDTYDYYTQEKGSERHHQMLLSKLSQIVTSTPDTKNTDTYKFLHQIAEKIHRRSLIFLFTDMLQATSSPEKLFEALRHLKYNKHEVVLFHTFDSTKELNFDFSNRPTRFIDVETGEHVNLYADNIKENYQKAVSSYFYDLKLKCSQYKIKYVEADVTKDFDKILTTYLVERQKFV; this is translated from the coding sequence ATGAATATCCAAAATGAAATAAATAAAACCGGAGGTTTCACAAATCTGGAGCTTTTAGCTAAGCAAGTAGTGGAGGGATTTATTTCCGGGATGCATAAAAGTCCTTTCCATGGTTTTTCTGCAGAATTTGCAGAACATAAAGTATACAACAATGGTGAGAGCACAAAACATATTGACTGGAAACTCTATGCTAAGACAGATAAACTATTTACTAAGAGATATGAAGAAGAGACCAATCTGAGATGTCACATTATTATTGATAATTCTTCTTCTATGCATTATCCCGAAGTGAAGGAACATCATTTAGGGTCACTAAATAAAATTAGTTTTTCTGCACTGGCCACAGCTTGCTTAATGAATATCCTAAAAAAGCAGAGAGATGCAATCGGTCTGAGTATCTATAGTGATACCTACGATTATTATACTCAGGAAAAAGGTAGTGAAAGACACCATCAAATGCTTTTAAGCAAGTTAAGTCAAATTGTAACCTCTACACCTGATACAAAAAATACGGATACCTATAAATTTTTGCATCAGATAGCAGAAAAAATTCATCGTAGATCATTAATATTCCTGTTTACAGACATGCTACAAGCTACATCAAGTCCTGAAAAACTATTTGAAGCGTTAAGGCATCTCAAATACAATAAACATGAAGTAGTATTGTTCCATACTTTTGATAGTACCAAAGAGTTAAATTTTGACTTTAGTAATCGCCCTACTCGATTTATCGATGTAGAAACTGGTGAACATGTAAACTTATACGCTGATAATATCAAAGAAAACTATCAGAAAGCTGTTTCATCTTATTTTTATGATCTTAAATTAAAATGTTCTCAGTATAAAATAAAATATGTAGAAGCCGATGTTACAAAAGATTTTGATAAAATCTTAACCACGTATTTGGTTGAGAGGCAGAAATTTGTATAA
- the trxA gene encoding thioredoxin, translating into MALEITDATFDEVVLKSDKPVLVDFWAAWCGPCRMVGPIIEQISEEYDGKAVVGKVDVDANQEFAAKYGVRNIPTVLVFQNGEVVGRQVGVSPKNVYAEALDSLI; encoded by the coding sequence ATGGCATTAGAAATAACAGATGCTACTTTTGATGAAGTGGTACTTAAAAGCGATAAACCTGTATTAGTTGATTTTTGGGCAGCATGGTGTGGTCCTTGTAGAATGGTAGGTCCAATCATTGAACAAATCAGTGAAGAATATGACGGAAAAGCCGTTGTAGGTAAAGTTGATGTAGATGCTAACCAAGAATTTGCTGCTAAATACGGTGTAAGAAATATTCCAACTGTTCTAGTTTTCCAAAACGGTGAGGTAGTTGGTCGTCAAGTTGGTGTTTCTCCTAAAAATGTATATGCAGAAGCTCTTGATTCATTGATCTAA